Sequence from the Metasolibacillus fluoroglycofenilyticus genome:
CGGAAGAAAAATAGACTACATTTCTTTTGATTTTGTTTATTTTCTCCCATCCATTCTCTCTTATACTAGTAGTAAGAAAAGGGGGAATCATGATGACAACTTATTATAATGCTGGTATTTACAAAGGTGCGAATTGCGTAGCAGTAGAGCAATGTCCAATGCCGAAAGTTGGCCCAAATGATGTATTGCTAAAAAATTTGCGCGGAGGTATTTGTGGTACAGATATTAATATTGTGAAATACGGCTCGGAAATGGGAATTCGCTTTGACAAAGAATTTGGTCATGAATTTGCTGGCATAATTGAAGCAAAGGGCGAGAATGTATTGAGCTTAGAAGTAGGTATGTTTGTTGCGGTGAACCCAATCACAGCAAAACGAGCAGGTCGTCGCTTTAGCCTTGAGGCAGGCGGATTTTCACAATATGTATTAATTGAAGATGCGAAGATTCATCATAACTTATTTCCATTGAACGACACTGTGTCACCTGATGAAGGGGCATTGGTTGAACCAATGAGTGTTGGAACACACGGTGCATTTTCGGTGAACCCGCAGGGGGATGAGAATATCGTCATTTTAGGTGCGGGACCAATTGGCTTATCAGCCGCCGCAATGTTAATCGGTGAAGGGATTACAAATGTTGCAGTTGTCGATATGGTGGACTGGCGCTTAGAAAAAGCAAGGGAAATTGGTGCACAAGTGATTGACACTTCGAAAATATCATTACAAGAAGGTTTAACAAATATTTTTGGGTCAGTTAATGTCTATGGTGTAGATGTACCAAATGTAGATGCCTTCGTTGACGCTGCTGGTGCTGCTCCATTGTTCCACCAAGTTATGCAAATAGTGAAGCCTAACGCCCGCATCGCAATCATCGCGGTATATAAAGATGAGATACCTGTAAGCTTAGCACAAGTTATGAGCAAGGAAGTAAAAATTATCGGTGCATCAGGCTACACGAATGAGGATATTTTAAAAGTAATTAATCATTTAAACAATAGAAAAACTTCGATTGCGACGATGATTACACATACGTATCCGCTGAGTGAAATTCAAGCAGCTTTTGATACCGCCATTGCTGCGAAAGATTCAATTAAAGTAATCGTTGATTTAGAGGGTGACGTATCATAAGCGGTGCGTTGCCAGCTTATGATACGCTGTTGTTAGTGTTTTTATAAAGTGGTACTTAAGTGGAGAAGATTGGGCTTTCTTTGAAAAGCGGGATTGTTTTTTTTAGATAAAAAGAGTTCAATGCACTTTATGGGAGCGTGCTTTTGTAGAACACTAATCTAAAGGAGTTGTCCGAAAAGTCCATTTTGTTTTGACATCGCAGTGAAATAAATGTTTTCATCGCTTCACTTTTATTGAAGGATAACGCTGCTAAGGCCCATGTTCATCCCATTTTTAAAAGAGGGGGTTCTCTGTTTATCCCGTATTAACAAATTTGTTTGCGACGAGTAACCGCAGGAGCAAAGACCCCCACTGATTGAAGGTTCACTTTATATGAATCAACATTTTGTGAAACATCATCGCTCCTGTCAAGTTTAACTACTTATAAAGCGCAGTGCCTTACTTAATGTTGTTGGCACTACTGAGGCATGGTTTTCTTCTAGTGCGACATAAAATTGGGCTAGTAAACTAGCACTATGGCGATTATTATAGAAGGTCATGGCGTCATCCACCATTTCACCTTCCTCTCCGCCAACGTAAATTGCAACAGGTGTTAATCTTTTTTCTGTTGTTTCATGTAAAATTTGCAATAACTCATGGTTATTCCACCAAATTGAAGGGCTTACAGCTACATATTTTTCAAATAAATTAGATTCTGTTAAATAGCACCAAAGTGAAAATAAACCACCTAATGAATGCCCATATAAAGAAAAGTGTGCACGATTCACATTATAATTAGCACAAATATATGGGATTAACTCCTCAATAAAAAACTGCTTAAAATCTGCTGCACCTCCTACAGGAACTGGCTCTATTTTCTTTCCTTTATACGTAGGAAAATGATATTGCTCAGCCGGTGCAGTGAAATCATAAAATCGACGATTCCTATCTCCATCCTGATTATGTCCGACACTTACAATAATATTTGGCTGAACCCCTGTTTTCTCGCTCATAAGCATTTGATTTTCCATCGCAATAAACATCATCTGTGCATAGCGCTGTCCATCTAATACAAAAATGACAGGAAAGCCACCCTCTGGAGCAGGTGTTTCTGGTACAAATACTTCGATTGGATAATCATACTTACAATAAGTTGAATACATGAATATACCTCCGTCTTAAATTAGTAAAGCTATGCGAGCACTTTTTCTTTTTTCGTATTTTCAAGTATTTCCTTGATTAGCTTATAAGAAAAACAAACTGGCGTCCCCTGCTCATCATATAAAATTTGTGCATCAATATTGAATACCTGTTTTAACACATCATTTGGCAAAAGCTTGACGACTTTCACTAGTCCTTTGCGAATACCCTTTTTAATACCTCCTGCCAATAATATATACTCGCCTCTTTTAAATACATGGCATGTAATCATTTTAGAAGTTTTTTCGAATTCCTCTGACTTCAAATTTTGAAAAATAGGTATATGTGAAAAACAATATGTTCTCGAACAAGTCACTATAAACACCTCTTAAAATTCTCTTTTTTGTAATGCACATCACAGCATAGACAACATCTCTATCGTATAATTTTATCAATAATGATAATCATTATCAAATATTCTTTTCTGTGACACGCATCACATAATAGCAAAATAAAATAGGACCATCTGAAAAGTACGTTCGCACTCTTTCAAACAATCCTATTTTTCCTATATAATTCGTAGTCGACTTAATATTCCGAGCTATGTGTGCACTGAGTATCGTCGTAATGAATCGTAAAGTACTTTGCAAAAGTACCTAAAATTGATGTTATCTTCATTGTCATTTCGGCTGGACTACTCATAAATCCACCTTCAATCCAATCTTGAATCATACCTGCAGTACCAAATGCCATATAGCGCTTTTGATATTGGTCGTCGGTATTGGCATCATTGTACTTAAATTGAAAATGACGTATTAACATATGATATATTTTATCAGGTAATTGGCGATGAATGCTTGGCAAAGTATCTTCCACTAATAGCAAGGAAAAATAATCGCGATAATCATAAATAAAATAAAACAAATCAAAAGATAAATTACTCATTTTCATGACATCAATCGGAATGTCTCTTTTATATTTGCACATACTATAGTGCTGGATTAGCTCAGACATCTCCTGCATTAGCTCTTCTACTAAATCTTGCTTATCCTGATAATGCAAATAAAAGGTTGTTCGATTATAACCGGCATCTGTCACAATATCCTTCACTGTTACAGCATTGTAGCCTTTTTCGTGAACCATTTTAATAAATGATTTTTTCAAAAACTGCTTTGTTCTTTCTGCTTGAACTGAATGCGTTTTCAAATAATTCACCTCAAAATCGACACTTTTTCTAAAAATGTAGTATTTCTTTACATTTTAAAGGGTATTAATGATTGGTGAAAGTAATTTGATTGCCTACAATGAAATTGTAACAATTATATAACAGAAACGAGGAGATTAAGTGAAACGATTTGAAGATAAAGTGGTCATCATTACAGGGGCTGCTGGCGGAATCGGAAAAGAAATCGCCCGTAAATTAGCTGGTGAAGGTGCAAAATTAGCGCTTGTCGATTTAAACGAAGGTGCATTACATGAAGTGATGACAGAGCTAGAGCTTCCAGAGGATAAAACACTTTTAGTAAAAGCGGATGTATCAAAAGAAGCAGATGTTAAAAATTATGTTGAGCAAACTCTAGTGAAATTTGGCAAAATTGATGGCTTTGCTAATAACGCAGGTGTTGAAGGTCCAGCAAAACCTCTCGAAGAGCTTACAGAGCAAGATTTTGACTTTGTTTATAGCATTAATGTAAAGGGTGCATTTTTCGGCATTAAATATGTACTTCCTGTTATGAAGCAACAAAAGCAAGGCTCAATCGTGAATACGGCTTCAGTAGCAGGCTTAATTGGTTCACCAAATATGCTACTTTATAACTCCTCAAAACATGCATTAATGGGAATTAATAAAGTGGCAGCTATTGAGGCAGCGCCATTTAATGTCCGTGTAAATACAGTAAACCCTGGAGTTATCAATACGCAAATGATGCGTCATATTGAAGAAAAAGTTGCCCCAGGCGCAAGTGAGGTAGCACGTGCTGCTTATAATGATGCCGTACCTTTGAAACGCTACGGAGAGCCAGAAGAAGTGGCGAATGTTGTAGCCTTCTTATTATCAGATGAATCATCGTATGTAAGCTCTTCATCTTACACTGTTGATGGTGCATTATATAACGTTTAATCATTCTATACGGAAATAATTAAGGGGGAAAATGACAATGAAACGATTTGAAGATAAAGTAATTATTATTACAGGTGGGGGCTCTGGTTTAGGTCAAGCTTCTGCATTACAGCTAGCTTTAGAAGGTGCAAAACTTGTATTAGTTGACTTAAAT
This genomic interval carries:
- a CDS encoding zinc-dependent alcohol dehydrogenase encodes the protein MMTTYYNAGIYKGANCVAVEQCPMPKVGPNDVLLKNLRGGICGTDINIVKYGSEMGIRFDKEFGHEFAGIIEAKGENVLSLEVGMFVAVNPITAKRAGRRFSLEAGGFSQYVLIEDAKIHHNLFPLNDTVSPDEGALVEPMSVGTHGAFSVNPQGDENIVILGAGPIGLSAAAMLIGEGITNVAVVDMVDWRLEKAREIGAQVIDTSKISLQEGLTNIFGSVNVYGVDVPNVDAFVDAAGAAPLFHQVMQIVKPNARIAIIAVYKDEIPVSLAQVMSKEVKIIGASGYTNEDILKVINHLNNRKTSIATMITHTYPLSEIQAAFDTAIAAKDSIKVIVDLEGDVS
- a CDS encoding alpha/beta hydrolase, with the protein product MYSTYCKYDYPIEVFVPETPAPEGGFPVIFVLDGQRYAQMMFIAMENQMLMSEKTGVQPNIIVSVGHNQDGDRNRRFYDFTAPAEQYHFPTYKGKKIEPVPVGGAADFKQFFIEELIPYICANYNVNRAHFSLYGHSLGGLFSLWCYLTESNLFEKYVAVSPSIWWNNHELLQILHETTEKRLTPVAIYVGGEEGEMVDDAMTFYNNRHSASLLAQFYVALEENHASVVPTTLSKALRFISS
- a CDS encoding TetR/AcrR family transcriptional regulator — encoded protein: MKTHSVQAERTKQFLKKSFIKMVHEKGYNAVTVKDIVTDAGYNRTTFYLHYQDKQDLVEELMQEMSELIQHYSMCKYKRDIPIDVMKMSNLSFDLFYFIYDYRDYFSLLLVEDTLPSIHRQLPDKIYHMLIRHFQFKYNDANTDDQYQKRYMAFGTAGMIQDWIEGGFMSSPAEMTMKITSILGTFAKYFTIHYDDTQCTHSSEY
- a CDS encoding SDR family NAD(P)-dependent oxidoreductase gives rise to the protein MKRFEDKVVIITGAAGGIGKEIARKLAGEGAKLALVDLNEGALHEVMTELELPEDKTLLVKADVSKEADVKNYVEQTLVKFGKIDGFANNAGVEGPAKPLEELTEQDFDFVYSINVKGAFFGIKYVLPVMKQQKQGSIVNTASVAGLIGSPNMLLYNSSKHALMGINKVAAIEAAPFNVRVNTVNPGVINTQMMRHIEEKVAPGASEVARAAYNDAVPLKRYGEPEEVANVVAFLLSDESSYVSSSSYTVDGALYNV